In one window of Metasolibacillus fluoroglycofenilyticus DNA:
- a CDS encoding alpha/beta hydrolase, translated as MQHIFEHGTNGRTLLLLHGTGGTEQDLIGLAKEIDVNANILSVRGNVIENGMPRFFRRVAEGVFDMEDLLFRTKELKDFVQQASVDYKFDQNQVIAIGYSNGANIAGSLLFHHENALRAAILHHPMVPNREAEIPNLSNVDVWIGAGTNDFMCPPQESEQLQQMLQAHGANVETAWFNHGHQLTMPEVQAAKAWYTNIFE; from the coding sequence ATGCAGCATATTTTTGAGCATGGCACAAATGGACGTACATTATTATTGCTACATGGTACAGGTGGGACAGAGCAAGATTTAATTGGCTTAGCGAAGGAAATTGATGTGAATGCGAATATATTAAGCGTTCGAGGCAATGTGATAGAAAACGGCATGCCACGTTTTTTCCGCCGAGTTGCGGAAGGTGTATTTGATATGGAAGATTTATTATTCCGTACAAAGGAATTAAAGGATTTCGTACAGCAGGCATCGGTAGACTATAAATTCGACCAAAATCAAGTCATTGCGATTGGCTATTCAAACGGAGCAAATATTGCAGGGAGCTTATTGTTCCATCACGAAAATGCGTTGCGTGCAGCAATTTTACATCATCCAATGGTACCAAATCGCGAGGCAGAAATTCCAAACTTGTCCAATGTAGATGTCTGGATTGGTGCTGGAACGAATGATTTCATGTGTCCGCCACAGGAATCAGAGCAATTACAGCAAATGTTACAGGCGCATGGTGCAAATGTCGAAACTGCATGGTTCAACCATGGTCATCAGCTTACGATGCCAGAGGTACAAGCAGCGAAAGCTTGGTATACAAATATTTTTGAATAA
- a CDS encoding AI-2E family transporter: MTKKLWFQLAIGLLLSLLIVKYFIEIRAIFSPFIIILKTVFIPLLLGGVLYYVTEPLQRLVEKRGVPRWGSLIIIVVLLVAGLSGFLLLIGTPISKQVNNLVDNAPYIGEKIQETTDYVLANKDHWPPQVEQFVDSISNSVQDIAVKGSKMIVTVVSGAVSATFTLILVPFFFIFMLKDHEKFAPRLYGLFTGERRSWIKKTLEDIDSVLRSYVQGQVLISFLLALMMYIGYLIIDLDYSLLLAILAFFMNMIPFIGPWISLIPALIIALIQKPILVVWVAVITLAAQQIESNLITPNIMGKSLDIHPLTVITIILAAGNIAGFIGILIAIPTYAVIKVIVKNIYEERTKIKDAATKTL; the protein is encoded by the coding sequence ATGACAAAGAAATTATGGTTTCAATTAGCAATCGGTTTGCTACTATCACTGCTTATTGTGAAGTATTTTATAGAAATTCGTGCTATTTTTAGCCCGTTTATAATTATTTTAAAAACAGTCTTTATTCCTTTGTTGTTGGGGGGCGTCCTTTATTATGTTACAGAGCCGCTACAACGCCTTGTTGAGAAGCGGGGTGTACCGAGATGGGGGAGCTTAATTATTATTGTTGTGCTATTAGTAGCAGGGCTTTCAGGATTTTTATTGTTAATTGGTACACCAATCTCAAAGCAAGTGAATAATTTAGTTGATAATGCACCGTATATTGGAGAAAAAATCCAAGAAACGACAGACTATGTACTTGCAAATAAAGACCATTGGCCACCACAAGTCGAACAGTTTGTTGATTCCATTTCTAACTCTGTGCAAGATATCGCTGTAAAGGGCAGCAAAATGATTGTAACTGTTGTCAGTGGCGCGGTATCTGCGACATTTACGCTTATTCTTGTGCCGTTCTTCTTTATTTTTATGTTGAAGGACCATGAAAAGTTTGCTCCTCGTCTTTATGGATTATTTACTGGAGAGCGTCGTTCTTGGATTAAGAAGACGTTAGAAGATATCGATTCAGTATTGCGCAGCTATGTACAGGGACAAGTATTAATTAGCTTTTTACTCGCATTAATGATGTATATTGGTTATTTAATTATTGATTTAGATTACTCGTTACTACTAGCAATATTGGCGTTCTTTATGAATATGATTCCATTCATTGGCCCATGGATTTCACTTATACCAGCACTTATTATTGCGCTTATTCAAAAGCCAATCTTAGTTGTTTGGGTAGCTGTTATTACCCTCGCAGCGCAGCAAATTGAGAGCAATTTGATTACACCTAATATTATGGGGAAATCGCTTGATATCCATCCGTTAACAGTAATTACAATCATCTTGGCGGCAGGAAATATTGCTGGATTTATCGGCATTTTAATTGCTATCCCAACATATGCGGTTATAAAAGTAATTGTAAAAAATATTTATGAAGAGCGCACTAAAATTAAGGATGCGGCAACGAAAACGTTATAA